One window from the genome of Glycine soja cultivar W05 chromosome 12, ASM419377v2, whole genome shotgun sequence encodes:
- the LOC114380112 gene encoding ADP-ribosylation factor GTPase-activating protein AGD5-like, giving the protein MNSKANVSKELNAKHKKILEGLLKLPENRGCADCKAKGPRWASVNLGIFICMQCSGIHRSLGVHISKVRSATLDTWLPDQVAFIQSMGNEKANSFWEAELPPNYDRVGIENFIRAKYDEKRWIPRDGNSKTPSGLREEKSPSHWQRPVERSGYAAVSENKFEERKKIQPSDAISTTRINVPAPPRASEQVTPITKPQHVEKVEPVAPQPRAPSPPASQPQAETSKQATDTVQNIPPKVDYATDLFNMLSMDGPNENGSEAAGTTTDDNHWAGFQSAAEVSTAEKTSPLKAADSTPVSASGIEDLFKDLSPVTPSLTPEKPQKDVKNDIMRLFEKANIVSPFSMHQQQLGMLAHQQSLLMAAAAKSTGGDPRYAANIQQPRPPNVPIQSWPATGYSIPGVMPMGGQGDLQKLMQGQPRNMTPAHFAGSSVQYPPSSFYGMGQVAPPVNGMMTTMGVNKPQSGAPAVSSSPTQSAKDYDFSSLTQGMFTKQ; this is encoded by the exons ATGAACAGCAAGGCCAACGTTTCCAAAGAGCTCAACGCCAAGCACAAGAAG ATACTGGAAGGGCTTCTTAAATTACCAGAGAATAGGGGATGTGCTGACTGCAAAGCTAA AGGTCCAAGATGGGCTAGTGTAAATCTTGGCATCTTTATATGCATGCAGTGTTCAGGAATACATCGAAGTTTGGGGGTACATATATCAAAG GTTCGTTCTGCAACCCTGGACACTTGGCTTCCAGATCAAGTTGCATTCATCCAAT CAATGGGAAACGAAAAAGCAAATAGTTTCTGGGAAGCAGAATTACCTCCAAATTATGACAGAGTTGGAATTGAGAATTTCATTCGTGCAAA GTATGACGAGAAGAGATGGATTCCAAGAGATGGGAATTCAAAAACACCTTCTGGATTGAGGGAAGAGAAAAGTCCTTCACATTGGCAGAGGCCTGTGGAGAGAAGTGGTTATGCTGCTGTTTCTGAAAATAAATTTGAGGAAAGGAAGAAAATCCAACCATCAGATGCAATTTCTACCACAAGAATTAATGTTCCTGCTCCTCCCAGAGCATCTGAGCAG GTAACTCCTATTACCAAACCTCAGCATGTGGAGAAAGTGGAACCAGTAGCACCACAACCACGAGCTCCCTCACCACCAGCTTCCCAACCACAAGCTGAAACATCAAAGCAGGCTACAGACACAGTTCAAAATATCCCTCCAAAAGTTGACTATGCTACAGACCTTTTCAACATGTTGTCTATGGATGGCCCTAATGAAAATGGCTCTGAGGCAGCTGGTACAACTACTGATGATAATCACTGGGCAGGTTTTCAGT CTGCTGCAGAGGTGTCAACAGCTGAGAAGACTAGTCCGCTGAAAGCAGCTGATAGTACTCCCGTGTCTGCATCTGGAATTGAGGATCTTTTCAAAGATTTATCTCCTGTGACTCCAAGCTTGACTCCAGAAAAACCACAAAAAGATGTGAAAAATGATATCATGCGCCTCTTTGAGAAG GCCAATATAGTGTCTCCATTTTCTATGCATCAACAGCAGCTTGGCATGCTAGCACACCAACAGTCTCTTCTAATGGCTGCTGCAGCTAAATCTACTGGTGGGGATCCCAGGTATGCTGCTAACATACAACAACCTAGGCCACCAAATGTTCCTATCCAAAGTTGGCCAGCTACTGGCTACTCAATTCCTGGAGTAATGCCCATGGGTGGTCAGGGAGACCTGCAAAAACTTATGCAG GGTCAGCCTAGGAACATGACCCCAGCACACTTTGCAGGGAGCTCTGTTCAATATCCACCATCCAG TTTCTATGGTATGGGTCAAGTTGCTCCTCCAGTTAACGGTATGATGACGACAATGGGAGTGAATAAACCTCAGTCAGGAGCTCCTGCAGTGTCATCTAGCCCTACACAGTCTGCGAAGGATTATGATTTTTCCTCCTTAACACAGGGGATGTTTACGAAACAGTGA